The sequence GAGGGGCAGGCGGTGGATCACCACGTTGAGAAAGCTGCCCACCACCAGCCCCATGAGGGCGGCGGCCAGCGCCAGGGCCCAGCCATGGGCCGCGAAATACTCACCCAGCAGGGTCAAAACAGCCTCCTCAGCTGTTGGCGGTGGCGTCAGACCACTTCACCCATCTTGAAGATGGGCAGATACATGGCGATCACCAGGCCGCCGATGATCACCCCCAGGAAGGCCATGATCAACGGCTCCAGCAGACTGCTCAGGCCATCCACGGCGT comes from Gammaproteobacteria bacterium and encodes:
- a CDS encoding prepilin peptidase, which translates into the protein MTLLGEYFAAHGWALALAAALMGLVVGSFLNVVIHRLPL